A genomic segment from Desulfurispirillum indicum S5 encodes:
- a CDS encoding NADH-quinone oxidoreductase subunit B: protein MGVGVGVEATFGDSVITTTMDAVVNWARQYSLWPMTFGTACCAIEFMSAAASQHDLSRFGAEVIRFSPRQADLLLVAGTISMKQAPVLKRIYEQMPDPKWVISMGACACSGGFYDNYCTLQGIDQVIPVDAYISGCPPRPEAILDALFLIQKKLKEETVLINRKPNGFTGILDHLDDQVKARD from the coding sequence GTGGGAGTAGGCGTAGGCGTAGAAGCCACATTTGGCGACAGCGTTATCACCACGACGATGGATGCTGTAGTCAACTGGGCAAGACAGTATTCCCTGTGGCCGATGACATTCGGCACAGCCTGCTGTGCCATTGAGTTCATGAGTGCCGCAGCCAGTCAGCACGATCTTTCCCGTTTTGGAGCAGAGGTTATCCGGTTCTCCCCCCGCCAGGCCGATTTGCTGCTGGTGGCAGGAACCATCAGTATGAAACAGGCTCCGGTCCTGAAAAGAATTTACGAGCAGATGCCTGACCCCAAATGGGTGATCAGCATGGGCGCCTGCGCGTGCTCCGGCGGATTTTATGACAATTACTGCACCCTGCAGGGTATTGACCAGGTTATCCCGGTCGATGCGTATATCTCTGGCTGCCCTCCACGCCCTGAAGCCATCCTGGATGCTCTTTTCCTGATCCAGAAGAAGCTGAAGGAAGAGACTGTTCTCATCAACCGGAAGCCAAACGGCTTTACGGGAATACTGGATCACCTGGACGACCAGGTGAAGGCCAGGGACTAG
- a CDS encoding LysM peptidoglycan-binding domain-containing protein has protein sequence MTENKLKSRLLAAGMLSALYLSGCAMSARNTVTPESLPASDTLYRAWTADKQPPDLFARNLLGSYRKEYNGLFREEDMASAPILPDPLPLQTDSFAIPVTVDYSHDELQFGYTIPVVINDRVNQYINFYSVRYKQGFQNQLQRANYYLPMIRKIFREEGVPEDLAYVALVESGFRPTARSHAGAVGIWQFIRPTGQRYGLEVNWWLDERRDPIKSTRAAARYLNDLYGIFGDWHLALAGYNCGENRVLREMRNSGADSFWELSRLPRETREYVPAILAAIVLANNTEKYSIVVPPNEETYNPDLVPISHPTSLNVIANITGISIDRIKALNPELNGYVTPPSSSYRLKLFPGYGAPVETALREIPKGQRVSWIKHQVRSGESLYVLSRRYNISIEEIRRANQLSGNLLRVNQVLLIPSLQHPPSSSSERMIAGVIQHRVSPGESLSVISERYRVSMNEIRRNNNISGDTIRAGQTLLIPVGEPLTSATTASASSPGGMLRHVVRNGESLSTISSRYNVTIAQLRQANNIRGDIIQAGQTLNIPAAQRTITQSQNTRMVRHEVRAGESLSVLSDRYNTPIVEIRRANNLRGDLLRVGQVLQVPVRQQASTPAGGQQIAGGIQHRVREGESLSVLSDRYNVPIRDIRQANGLRGDLLRAGQVLIIPNRSSASNIVDYEVRNGDSLSVIAQNFDTTVAQLVRLNNLEHPEMIRPGQVLRIAR, from the coding sequence GTGACCGAGAACAAACTGAAAAGTAGGCTGCTGGCAGCAGGCATGCTCTCCGCTCTGTACCTGAGCGGCTGCGCCATGTCTGCCCGCAATACCGTCACCCCAGAATCTCTGCCCGCCAGCGATACCCTTTACCGGGCGTGGACAGCGGACAAGCAGCCACCAGACCTCTTCGCCAGGAACCTGCTGGGCTCATACCGCAAAGAATACAACGGTCTCTTCCGTGAGGAAGATATGGCCTCAGCCCCCATCCTTCCCGACCCGCTGCCGCTGCAGACAGACTCATTCGCTATACCGGTCACCGTGGACTACAGCCACGATGAACTGCAGTTTGGCTACACCATCCCCGTCGTCATCAACGATCGTGTCAACCAGTACATCAATTTCTACTCCGTACGATACAAGCAGGGCTTCCAGAATCAGCTGCAGCGGGCGAACTACTACCTGCCCATGATTCGCAAAATCTTCCGCGAAGAAGGCGTCCCCGAGGACCTGGCCTATGTGGCACTGGTGGAAAGCGGCTTCCGCCCCACCGCCCGCTCCCACGCAGGCGCCGTGGGTATCTGGCAGTTTATCCGCCCCACCGGTCAGCGCTACGGCCTCGAAGTGAACTGGTGGCTTGATGAGCGGCGCGATCCCATCAAAAGTACCCGTGCCGCCGCCCGCTACCTCAATGACCTGTATGGAATATTCGGCGACTGGCATCTGGCACTGGCCGGATATAACTGCGGAGAAAACCGCGTCCTTCGGGAAATGCGCAACTCTGGAGCCGACAGCTTCTGGGAGCTCAGCCGACTGCCCCGCGAAACCCGCGAGTACGTCCCCGCTATCCTGGCGGCCATTGTCCTGGCCAATAACACCGAAAAGTACAGCATTGTGGTCCCCCCCAACGAGGAAACCTACAATCCCGACCTCGTCCCCATCAGCCACCCAACCAGCCTCAATGTCATCGCCAATATCACCGGCATATCCATTGACCGCATCAAAGCGCTGAATCCAGAGCTCAACGGCTACGTGACCCCCCCCAGCAGTTCCTATCGCCTCAAGCTCTTCCCCGGCTACGGAGCGCCCGTGGAAACAGCGCTGCGCGAAATTCCCAAGGGGCAGCGCGTCTCCTGGATCAAGCACCAGGTGCGCTCCGGTGAAAGCCTCTATGTCCTGAGCCGACGCTACAACATCTCCATTGAAGAGATTCGCCGCGCCAACCAGCTCTCCGGCAATCTGCTGCGCGTGAACCAGGTTCTGCTGATACCCTCCCTGCAGCACCCACCCAGCAGCTCATCGGAGAGAATGATCGCCGGCGTTATCCAGCACCGGGTTTCCCCCGGCGAAAGTCTGTCGGTCATCAGTGAACGCTATCGCGTCTCCATGAACGAAATCCGCCGCAACAACAACATCAGCGGCGATACCATCCGGGCCGGTCAGACCCTGCTCATCCCCGTGGGCGAACCGCTGACCAGTGCCACGACCGCCAGCGCGTCATCACCGGGCGGCATGCTGCGGCACGTGGTCCGTAATGGCGAAAGCCTCTCCACCATCAGCAGCCGCTACAACGTCACCATTGCGCAACTGCGGCAAGCCAACAATATCCGAGGCGATATCATCCAGGCTGGTCAGACCCTCAATATTCCTGCCGCTCAGCGCACCATCACCCAGAGTCAGAATACCCGCATGGTACGTCACGAAGTGCGCGCCGGTGAAAGCCTCTCCGTACTCAGCGACCGCTACAATACCCCCATCGTGGAAATCCGGCGCGCCAACAACCTGCGCGGCGACCTGCTGCGGGTAGGACAGGTGCTGCAGGTACCGGTACGCCAGCAGGCCAGCACACCCGCCGGTGGGCAGCAGATCGCCGGCGGCATTCAGCATCGCGTCCGCGAAGGAGAGAGCCTTTCCGTGCTCAGTGACCGCTACAATGTCCCCATCCGGGACATCCGCCAGGCCAACGGCCTGCGCGGTGACCTGCTCCGGGCAGGACAGGTGCTGATTATCCCCAACCGCTCATCGGCATCCAATATCGTGGACTATGAAGTGCGAAATGGCGACTCCCTCTCGGTGATCGCCCAGAACTTTGATACCACCGTCGCTCAACTGGTCCGCCTGAATAACCTTGAACACCCGGAGATGATTCGCCCGGGGCAGGTGCTGCGCATTGCCCGCTGA
- the nuoE gene encoding NADH-quinone oxidoreductase subunit NuoE, with product MRADKPFAFNEETERQFQELLKRYPIKKSLNLPCLWMAQRQEGWVSQEAMEYIAQRLEIPVTDVYEVATFYTMYNLHPVGKYHIQLCRTLSCDLRGKEEILRHIVGKIGITPGHTTADGRFSLVQVECLGSCGSGPMMQLNDDYHENLTPQRVDQILDQLP from the coding sequence ATGCGGGCTGACAAGCCCTTTGCCTTTAATGAGGAGACGGAGCGGCAGTTTCAGGAACTCCTGAAGCGCTACCCCATCAAAAAGTCCCTCAACCTTCCCTGCCTGTGGATGGCTCAACGCCAGGAGGGATGGGTTTCACAAGAGGCTATGGAGTACATAGCCCAGCGCCTGGAAATACCGGTCACCGATGTGTATGAGGTGGCGACGTTTTACACCATGTATAATCTTCACCCGGTTGGCAAATACCATATTCAGCTGTGTCGCACCCTCTCTTGTGATCTGCGTGGCAAGGAGGAAATTCTGCGTCACATTGTCGGCAAGATTGGAATTACACCTGGTCATACGACGGCTGATGGACGTTTCAGCCTGGTGCAGGTGGAATGCCTTGGTTCCTGCGGCTCCGGACCCATGATGCAGCTCAATGACGACTACCATGAGAACCTGACTCCCCAGCGGGTCGATCAGATTCTCGACCAGTTGCCGTGA
- the nuoF gene encoding NADH-quinone oxidoreductase subunit NuoF, translated as MTAKELKEVKVLSAKYGIANSFTLDVARQHGGYAQIDKAFSMSPDQIVEEVKQSGLRGRGGAGFPAGMKWSFLPKETDKPIYLAVNSDESEPGTFKDRQILEKDPHMLIEGIIITCYAIKSHDAYIYIRGEYVRQAEGLQRAIDEAYAAGLLGENACGKGYRVDVTVHRGAGAYICGEEMALLESIEGKKGQPRVKPPFPALVGLYGAPTIINNVQTIASVPYIIEHGAAGYRQFGTEKSPGTFLFGISGHVEKPGVYETELGVSMKEFIDKMAGGIWKGRKLKAVIPGGSSCPVLNAEDVEKCTLDYESLVENGSMLGSGGMIVSDDQTCMVRNLKNLLYFYQHESCGQCTPCREGTGWIYKIVSDIEDGKGKMEDLDLLLEICDNMEGKTVCVLSGAAAMPCRSHILKFRQEFEEHIKLGKCPFPK; from the coding sequence ATGACAGCAAAAGAACTCAAAGAAGTAAAAGTCCTCAGTGCCAAGTACGGCATAGCCAATTCCTTCACTCTGGATGTGGCCCGTCAGCACGGCGGCTACGCCCAGATCGACAAAGCCTTTTCCATGAGCCCTGATCAGATTGTGGAAGAGGTCAAGCAGAGCGGCCTGCGCGGCCGTGGTGGCGCAGGCTTTCCGGCGGGCATGAAGTGGAGCTTCCTGCCCAAGGAGACGGACAAGCCCATCTACCTGGCGGTGAACTCCGATGAATCCGAGCCGGGAACCTTCAAGGACCGCCAGATTCTCGAAAAAGATCCCCATATGCTCATCGAGGGCATTATCATCACCTGCTACGCCATCAAGTCCCACGATGCGTACATCTACATCCGCGGTGAGTACGTGCGCCAGGCTGAAGGCCTGCAGCGCGCCATCGATGAAGCCTACGCGGCTGGCCTGCTGGGCGAAAACGCCTGTGGCAAGGGCTACCGGGTGGATGTCACCGTACACCGTGGTGCCGGCGCCTACATCTGTGGTGAAGAGATGGCTCTGCTGGAATCCATCGAAGGGAAAAAGGGTCAACCCCGCGTCAAGCCTCCCTTCCCTGCCCTGGTGGGCCTGTATGGTGCTCCCACCATCATCAACAACGTTCAGACCATCGCGTCCGTGCCCTATATCATTGAGCATGGCGCTGCCGGTTACCGTCAGTTCGGTACCGAGAAGAGCCCCGGAACCTTCCTCTTCGGCATCAGTGGCCATGTGGAAAAACCCGGCGTCTATGAGACGGAGCTGGGTGTCTCCATGAAAGAGTTCATCGACAAGATGGCCGGTGGTATCTGGAAAGGGCGTAAGCTCAAGGCGGTTATTCCCGGCGGTTCCTCCTGCCCCGTGCTCAATGCCGAGGACGTGGAGAAGTGCACCCTTGACTACGAGTCACTGGTGGAAAATGGCAGCATGCTTGGTTCCGGTGGCATGATCGTCTCCGATGATCAGACCTGCATGGTGCGCAACCTGAAAAACCTCCTGTACTTCTACCAGCACGAATCCTGCGGCCAGTGTACGCCCTGCCGTGAGGGAACGGGCTGGATCTACAAGATTGTCAGCGATATTGAGGATGGCAAAGGGAAGATGGAAGACCTGGATCTGCTCCTCGAAATCTGTGACAACATGGAAGGCAAGACGGTCTGTGTTCTCTCTGGTGCTGCGGCCATGCCGTGCAGAAGTCACATTCTGAAGTTCCGCCAGGAATTTGAAGAACACATCAAATTGGGCAAATGCCCCTTTCCCAAATGA
- a CDS encoding NADH-quinone oxidoreductase subunit A has translation MSAELVLAAVLFIGIALLFPVIFLLTKFIGPRSGGNIKNDVYEAGVSTMVGTATQRFSVKYYLVAILFIIFDIEAVFMYPWAVNLRELGWYGFIVMLIFMLTLFEGLIYVIRKGALKWE, from the coding sequence ATGTCTGCAGAACTGGTACTTGCAGCGGTGCTTTTCATTGGCATTGCGCTTCTGTTCCCCGTCATATTTCTATTGACGAAATTTATCGGGCCAAGAAGCGGTGGCAACATCAAAAACGACGTTTATGAGGCTGGGGTTTCCACCATGGTGGGGACGGCGACCCAGCGGTTCAGCGTCAAGTATTACCTGGTTGCCATTCTCTTCATCATCTTCGACATTGAGGCGGTATTCATGTACCCGTGGGCAGTCAACCTGCGTGAACTGGGATGGTACGGCTTTATTGTCATGCTTATTTTCATGCTGACCCTCTTTGAAGGGTTGATCTATGTCATCAGGAAAGGAGCATTGAAGTGGGAGTAG
- a CDS encoding HAD family hydrolase, which produces MHDFPIVLFDLDGTLIDSTPAIVESFETAFHCCGSLCPPADEVTALIGHPLLVMFARLGVHQGRLEEHVAAYKTHYRTVATAKTSLLPFAREAVEEAAGFARLGVVTTKTGSYSRVILEHLGIMDYFEVLVGYEDVVNVKPHPEPVLTALQRIGCVASERVFMVGDTSMDVQSALGACVTPLAVTSGYEAEEQLRCHAAHIFDHALDACRFARRKVLSGG; this is translated from the coding sequence ATGCACGATTTCCCGATTGTTCTCTTTGATCTCGACGGCACTCTGATTGACTCCACTCCAGCTATCGTGGAGTCGTTTGAAACAGCGTTCCATTGCTGTGGTTCGCTTTGTCCTCCGGCGGATGAAGTCACTGCCCTTATCGGCCACCCGCTGCTGGTGATGTTTGCGCGGCTTGGTGTCCATCAGGGGCGTCTGGAAGAGCATGTCGCCGCCTACAAAACCCACTACCGCACGGTTGCCACCGCGAAAACCAGTCTGCTGCCCTTTGCCCGGGAGGCCGTTGAAGAGGCGGCGGGTTTTGCGCGCCTTGGGGTGGTGACGACCAAGACCGGTAGCTATTCGCGGGTGATCCTTGAGCACCTGGGGATTATGGATTATTTTGAAGTGCTGGTGGGGTACGAGGACGTTGTCAATGTGAAACCTCATCCTGAACCGGTGCTGACGGCACTGCAACGCATAGGTTGCGTTGCTTCAGAACGGGTTTTCATGGTGGGTGATACGTCCATGGACGTCCAGAGTGCCCTGGGAGCCTGTGTGACGCCATTGGCGGTTACCAGCGGTTATGAAGCGGAGGAGCAGCTGCGCTGTCATGCTGCCCACATCTTCGACCATGCCCTTGACGCCTGTCGGTTTGCCCGGCGCAAAGTCCTGTCAGGGGGCTGA
- the der gene encoding ribosome biogenesis GTPase Der: MKKKPIVCIIGRPNVGKSTLFNRIAKKRIAIVEDIPGVTRDRNYHDVEWEDKEFTIVDTGGFESETGKGSLEASMVEQTGIAAAEADRVIFLLDGQTGPIADDFAIMDMLRRHEKPVYIAVNKIDAPSHEKILLDFYQLGVDEVFPVSAAHGRGVDDLLDTVTEGFASTAHQDSPEEIDEDSIPIKVAIVGRPNVGKSSLVNKICGENRVVASEVPGTTRDTIHTPVRREGRDFILLDTAGIRRKSKAYSENLERYSVFRSITAIEEAHVVILMLDATEGITDQDLKVASYAWEAGKPIIIAVNKWDLVAKETMTYREFEKDIEHRFKFSTKPIILFISALSGQRVVKLFDLARSLYEKTRFRVNTNELNELIQSATAKHAPPAAHTGGKRLKFYYVTQISRHPFIIVIFCNYPDSVHFSYKRYLTNVVREAYSLYNVPVILKFRKRASSDREQTEK; encoded by the coding sequence ATGAAGAAGAAGCCCATTGTATGTATAATCGGACGACCAAATGTCGGGAAGTCCACCCTGTTCAACCGCATCGCCAAAAAGCGCATCGCCATCGTGGAGGACATTCCCGGAGTCACCCGCGACCGCAACTACCACGATGTGGAATGGGAGGACAAGGAATTCACCATCGTCGATACCGGTGGCTTTGAATCGGAAACCGGCAAAGGCAGCCTGGAAGCTTCCATGGTGGAGCAGACAGGCATAGCGGCAGCCGAAGCTGACCGGGTCATTTTCCTGCTCGATGGACAGACTGGCCCCATCGCCGACGACTTTGCCATCATGGACATGCTGCGCCGCCATGAAAAGCCCGTCTATATCGCCGTCAACAAAATCGATGCCCCGTCCCACGAAAAGATCCTGCTCGATTTCTACCAGCTGGGCGTGGACGAAGTCTTCCCCGTCTCGGCCGCCCATGGACGTGGTGTCGACGACCTGCTGGACACCGTCACCGAGGGCTTCGCCAGCACTGCCCACCAGGACTCTCCGGAAGAGATCGATGAAGACAGCATCCCCATAAAAGTCGCCATCGTCGGACGACCCAACGTCGGGAAATCCAGCCTGGTCAACAAGATCTGTGGCGAAAACCGCGTGGTGGCCTCAGAAGTGCCCGGTACCACCCGCGACACCATTCACACCCCCGTGCGCCGCGAAGGGCGGGATTTCATCCTGCTGGATACCGCCGGCATTCGCCGCAAATCCAAAGCGTACAGCGAAAACCTGGAGCGCTACAGTGTCTTTCGCAGCATCACCGCCATCGAAGAGGCCCATGTGGTCATCCTGATGCTGGACGCCACCGAAGGTATCACCGACCAGGATCTCAAGGTCGCCTCCTACGCCTGGGAAGCCGGAAAGCCCATCATTATCGCGGTCAACAAGTGGGATCTCGTCGCCAAGGAAACCATGACCTACCGTGAGTTTGAAAAGGACATCGAGCATCGCTTCAAATTTTCCACCAAGCCGATTATCCTCTTTATCTCAGCGCTCAGCGGTCAAAGAGTGGTCAAGCTCTTTGACCTGGCCCGCAGCCTCTATGAGAAAACCCGTTTCCGGGTCAACACCAACGAACTCAACGAGCTCATCCAGAGCGCCACGGCCAAACACGCACCACCCGCCGCTCATACCGGGGGCAAACGCCTGAAATTCTACTACGTGACCCAGATATCGCGGCACCCGTTTATTATTGTAATTTTCTGTAATTACCCTGACTCCGTGCACTTTAGTTACAAACGCTATTTGACAAATGTTGTCAGAGAGGCATATTCTCTTTATAATGTGCCTGTTATACTAAAATTCCGAAAGAGGGCCTCCAGTGACCGAGAACAAACTGAAAAGTAG
- the leuS gene encoding leucine--tRNA ligase, translating into MSAQKQYQFGDIEPKWQDSWNSVGAFRALVDTSRPKFYCLEMLPYPSGRIHMGHVRNYAIGDAIARYKKMRGYNVLHPMGWDAFGLPAENAAIAHNMDPGEWTWSNIAYMKQQLQKLGFSYDWERELATCSEEYAAFEQQLFIELYKKGLIYRKKAEVNWCDHCKTVLANEQVEEGRCWRDGSEVLKKELEQWFFRITAYADELLEGLDTLTDGWPERVLTMQRNWIGKSIGAEIVFEIPEISESITVFTTRPDTLFGATFMTLAPEHPLALRLCAGKETEAGVKAFIEKVRRQDTITRTSDKEKEGVFTGASAINPVNGQSIPVYLGNFVLMGYGTGAVMAVPAHDQRDFAFARKYQLPITEVIQSEQGVAGEAWTGPGTLINSGRFNGMDNETAKKAIIDHLQQQGKGTASINFRLRDWGISRQRYWGNPIPMIHCSQCGVVPVPADQLPVKLPKGVTLQGSEESPLATVPEFVNVSCPTCAGPARRETDTMDTFVESSWYFHRYACQEDKTQPINRQAMDYWMDVDQYIGGVEHAVMHLLYARFFHKALRDLGYVGSDEPFTRLLTQGMVLLGGKKMSKSLGNIVDPDEMIQRYGADTVRLFTLFASPPEKDLEWNESGVEGAFRFLGRLWRLVHEDTTRYGRSAESPGELSDDARKLQQKLHQTIKRVTQNMEGHYHFNTAIAATMELVNEMTPFSDTSPSGKALFQEALEALCRLLAPFVPHICEELWQDLGHRSLLINEPWPAFDPELASADEITLVVQVNGKVRAKIEVDAGIDKAQMQQLALEHERILPYLENVEIKQVIVVPGKLVNIVVKPK; encoded by the coding sequence ATGTCAGCACAGAAGCAATATCAATTCGGCGACATTGAACCAAAGTGGCAGGACTCATGGAACAGCGTCGGGGCCTTTCGCGCCCTTGTTGATACCTCCCGGCCCAAGTTCTACTGCCTGGAGATGCTTCCGTATCCCTCCGGCCGCATTCACATGGGCCATGTGCGCAACTACGCCATCGGCGATGCCATCGCCCGCTATAAAAAGATGCGCGGCTACAACGTCCTGCACCCCATGGGCTGGGACGCCTTCGGCCTGCCCGCTGAAAATGCCGCCATCGCCCACAACATGGACCCAGGCGAGTGGACCTGGAGCAATATCGCCTACATGAAGCAGCAACTGCAGAAGCTCGGTTTCAGTTATGACTGGGAGCGCGAGCTGGCCACCTGCTCCGAAGAGTACGCCGCCTTTGAACAGCAACTCTTCATCGAATTGTACAAAAAAGGTCTGATTTACCGGAAAAAGGCCGAAGTCAACTGGTGCGACCACTGCAAGACTGTGCTGGCCAACGAGCAGGTGGAAGAGGGGCGCTGCTGGCGCGATGGTTCAGAAGTACTGAAGAAAGAGCTGGAGCAGTGGTTCTTCCGTATTACCGCCTACGCCGATGAACTGCTTGAGGGTCTGGACACCCTCACGGATGGCTGGCCCGAGCGCGTCCTGACCATGCAGCGCAACTGGATCGGCAAGTCCATCGGAGCCGAAATCGTCTTTGAGATACCGGAAATATCCGAAAGCATAACCGTCTTCACCACCCGCCCCGACACCCTGTTCGGCGCTACCTTCATGACGCTGGCCCCAGAGCATCCCCTGGCACTGCGCCTGTGCGCCGGCAAGGAAACGGAAGCCGGCGTGAAGGCCTTTATCGAAAAAGTCCGCAGACAGGACACCATCACCCGCACCAGCGACAAGGAAAAAGAAGGTGTCTTCACTGGCGCCTCTGCCATCAACCCCGTCAACGGGCAGTCCATCCCCGTCTACCTGGGCAACTTTGTTCTCATGGGCTATGGCACGGGCGCTGTCATGGCCGTACCCGCCCACGATCAGCGCGACTTCGCCTTTGCCCGCAAGTACCAGCTCCCCATCACCGAAGTCATCCAGTCGGAACAGGGCGTTGCCGGGGAAGCCTGGACCGGCCCCGGCACCCTGATCAACTCCGGCCGGTTCAACGGCATGGACAACGAGACCGCCAAAAAGGCCATTATTGACCATCTGCAGCAGCAGGGCAAAGGCACCGCATCCATCAACTTCCGACTGCGCGACTGGGGCATCTCCCGCCAGCGCTACTGGGGCAACCCCATCCCCATGATTCACTGCAGCCAGTGCGGCGTGGTTCCCGTCCCCGCTGACCAGCTACCAGTCAAACTTCCCAAGGGCGTTACCCTGCAGGGAAGCGAAGAGTCGCCCCTTGCCACCGTTCCGGAATTTGTCAACGTCAGCTGCCCCACCTGCGCCGGCCCGGCCAGAAGAGAGACGGACACCATGGATACCTTCGTGGAGTCCAGCTGGTACTTCCACCGCTACGCCTGCCAGGAGGACAAAACCCAGCCCATCAACCGTCAGGCCATGGACTACTGGATGGACGTGGACCAGTATATCGGCGGTGTCGAGCACGCGGTCATGCACCTGCTGTACGCCCGCTTCTTCCACAAGGCTCTGCGCGACCTCGGCTATGTCGGCAGCGACGAACCCTTCACCCGTCTGCTCACCCAGGGCATGGTGCTGCTGGGCGGCAAGAAAATGAGTAAATCCCTGGGCAACATCGTCGACCCCGACGAGATGATTCAACGCTACGGCGCTGACACCGTGCGCCTTTTCACCCTTTTTGCCTCGCCACCGGAAAAGGATCTGGAGTGGAACGAATCGGGCGTCGAAGGCGCCTTCCGTTTCCTGGGCCGCCTGTGGAGGCTGGTCCATGAAGACACCACCCGCTACGGGCGCTCCGCTGAAAGCCCGGGCGAACTCAGCGATGATGCGCGCAAACTCCAGCAGAAGCTCCACCAGACCATCAAGCGGGTTACCCAGAACATGGAAGGCCACTACCACTTCAACACCGCCATTGCCGCGACCATGGAACTGGTCAACGAAATGACCCCCTTCAGCGACACTTCCCCCAGCGGTAAAGCCCTGTTTCAGGAAGCGCTGGAAGCCCTGTGCAGACTCCTCGCCCCCTTTGTACCTCACATCTGTGAAGAGCTGTGGCAGGATCTGGGACACCGCAGTCTGCTGATCAACGAGCCCTGGCCGGCATTCGACCCCGAGCTGGCCAGCGCCGACGAAATCACCCTGGTCGTGCAGGTCAACGGCAAGGTGCGCGCCAAAATCGAAGTGGACGCGGGTATCGACAAAGCGCAGATGCAGCAGCTGGCTCTGGAGCATGAGCGCATTCTGCCATACCTGGAAAACGTAGAGATAAAACAGGTTATCGTAGTTCCCGGCAAACTGGTCAACATCGTGGTTAAACCAAAATGA